In Eupeodes corollae chromosome 3, idEupCoro1.1, whole genome shotgun sequence, a single genomic region encodes these proteins:
- the LOC129951673 gene encoding stress-activated protein kinase JNK yields MSARYPLYTVEVGDTKFTILNRYQNLKPIGSGAQGIVCAAYDTVSEQNVAIKKLSRPFQNVTHAKRAYREFKLMKLVNHKNIIGLLNAFTPQRTLEDFQDVYLVMELMDANLCQVIQMDLDHDRMSYLLYQMLCGIKHLHSAGIIHRDLKPSNIVVKADCTLKILDFGLARTAGTTFMMTPYVVTRYYRAPEVILGMGYTENVDIWSVGCIMGEMIRGGVLFPGTDHIDQWNKIIEQLGTPSASFMQRLQPTVRNYVENRPRYSGYSFDRLFPDVLFPSDNNEQSRRKASEARDLLSKMLVVDPEQRISVDQALLHSYINVWYDAEEVNAPAPEPYDHSVDEREHTVEQWKELIYQEVMDYEARNCMPGR; encoded by the exons atgagCGCACGCTACCCTTTGTACACCGTGGAGGTGGGAGATACGAAGTTTACAATCTTAAATAggtatcaaaatttaaaacctattGGATCCGGAGCACAAGGAATCGTATG TGCTGCATATGATACAGTTTCCGAACAAAATGTCGCAATTAAAAAGTTATCACGACCATTTCAAAACGTAACTCACGCTAAGCGCGCTTATCGGGAATTCAAATTAATGAAACTAGTTAAccataaaaat ATTATTGGTTTGTTGAATGCCTTTACTCCACAACGTACTCTAGAGGATTTTCAAGATGTCTATCTTGTTATGGAACTTATGGATGCTAATTTGTGTCAGGTTATACAAATGGATCTTGACCACGATAGGATGTCGTATTTATTGTACCAGATGTTGTGTGGGATAAAACATTTACATTCAGCTGGAATAATTCATAGg gatttaaagcCGTCTAATATAGTTGTAAAAGCAGATTGTACACTTAAAATTCTTGACTTTGGATTGGCCAGAACTGCTGGAACCACTTTTATGATGACACCATACGTCGTTACACGATATTATCGAGCACCAGAAGTCATCCTTGGCATGGGATACACAGAAAATGTCGATATTTGGTCTGTTGGTTGTATAATGGGGGAAATGATTCGAGGTGGTGTTTTGTTCCCTGGAACTGATCATATTGATCAGTGGAACaaaataattg aACAATTGGGTACTCCATCTGCATCTTTTATGCAACGTTTACAGCCCACTGTTCGAAACTATGTTGAAAATAGACCCAGATATTCTGGGTATTCTTTCGATAGGCTGTTTCCTGATGTTTTATTTCCAAGCGATAATAATGAACAGAGTCGGCGAAAAGCCTCGGAAGCACGTGATCTCTTAAGTAAAATGCTAGTAGTAGATCCTGAACAACGTATTTCCGTTGATCAGGCACTTCTTCATAGCTATATAAATGTTTGGTATGATGCCGAAGAAGTCAATGCA CCTGCTCCGGAACCATATGATCATAGCGTCGACGAGAGGGAACATACTGTGGAACAGTGGAAAGAGTTAATTTATCAAGAAGTTATGGACTATGAAGCTCGAAATTGCATGCCAGGGCGGTAA
- the LOC129950864 gene encoding 18S rRNA aminocarboxypropyltransferase, translating to MSGRNKGKSRNKGGHFRNGNPKRNCDRKFAQHENELTNVDSDSDGSCSSSSSDDAKNIDKHGDPPSFQVAMWDLNHCDPKKCSGRKLSRLGIIDNLRLGQRFPGVVLTPVGTNCVSPLDRDIIAQNGVAVVDCSWAKLDETPFNKMRSPNPRLLPFLVAANPINYGKPCKLSCVEAIAATLFITGFKKEAHWYMGKFSWGHSFIELNETILEKYSECKSSEDVLKVQNEYIEEQQTLRDQPKDYKEFFPSSSSSSSEDE from the coding sequence atgagTGGAAGAAATAAAGGAAAGTCACGCAATAAGGGAGGACACTTCCGAAATGGAAACCCTAAACGAAATTGCGATCGCAAATTCGCCCAGCATGAAAATGAGCTTACTAATGTTGATAGTGACAGTGATGGCTCATGTTCATCATCATCTTCGGATGatgcaaaaaatattgataagcaCGGAGATCCCCCATCTTTTCAAGTTGCAATGTGGGACCTTAATCATTGCGATCCAAAGAAATGCTCCGGCAGAAAACTGTCTCGTTTGGGTATAATTGACAATTTGCGACTGGGACAAAGATTCCCTGGAGTAGTTCTAACACCCGTCGGCACAAATTGTGTCAGTCCCCTCGATAGAGATATAATTGCACAAAATGGTGTAGCCGTTGTTGACTGTTCATGGGCGAAATTGGATGAAACGCCTTTTAATAAAATGAGGAGCCCAAATCCAAGACTTTTGCCATTCTTAGTTGCTGCCAATCCAATTAACTATGGAAAACCGTGTAAGCTAAGCTGTGTGGAAGCTATTGCAGCAACATTGTTCATAACTGGTTTTAAAAAGGAAGCACATTGGTATATGGGCAAATTTTCATGGGGACATTCATTCATTGAATTGAACGAAACAATTTTGGAGAAGTATTCCGAATGCAAAAGCAGTGAAGATGTGCTCAAGGTTCAAAATGAATATATTGAAGAACAACAAACGTTGAGGGATCAGCCAAAGGATTATAAGGAATTCTTTCCATCCTCTAGCAGCAGTAGCAGTGAAGACGAATAA
- the LOC129950863 gene encoding sorting nexin-2, translating to MSEEVSNNPIETFDTININNEENTEVIAAEITDNLSRSNSTERRVSLTSLEDVLTAECGEDNISITVSEPQKVGDGMNSYLAYKVTTKTKIPKFKSFEFSTLRRFSDFLGIHALLVDKYLRLGQIIPPAPSKNIIGSTKVKMSPQQTESGNNLNLEWVEVRRAALQRFLNRVAQHPVLRVDLDFINFLESDQELPRSINTAVLSGAGVMRLFNKVGETVNKITYKMDENDLWFDKKIADVENLDLLLQKLHATLKDLVSSRKELAASTELVAKSAAMLSTCEEHTDLSRALSSLADVEEKIEILRSAQANSDFFIFSEIIKDYLGLFGAIKSAFHERVKVFQNWQYAQMQLTKRRENKTKMDSAGRNDKKEQMQEEVHEWEAKVQRCQKEFDDISITIKNEMERFDVIRTKEIKTSVLKYVEDQMAHQHQLIGYWEAFAPSAREIM from the exons atgtcagaaGAAGTGAGCAATAATCCAATAGAAACATTCGAtactattaatataaataatgaagAAAACACGGAGGTAATAGCTGCTGAAATCACTGATAACTTATCAAGATCAAATAGTACCGAG cgAAGGGTATCTCTTACAAGCCTTGAAGATGTCTTGACAGCTGAATGCGGTGAAGACAACATCAGTATTACTGTTTCGGAACCTCAAAAAGTTGGCGATGGAATGAATTCCTACTtggcttacaa agtaacaacaaaaacgaaaataccaaaatttaaaagttttgaatttagtACCTTGCGAAGATTTAGCGACTTTTTGGGCATTCATGCGTTATTAGTTGATAAATATCTGCGACTTGGTCAGATAATACCTCCTGcaccttcaaaaaatataatag GTAGTACCAAAGTGAAAATGAGCCCCCAGCAAACCGAATCGggcaacaatttaaatttggaaTGGGTTGAAGTACGACGAGCAGCACTACAACGGTTTCTCAATAGAGTTGCCCAACATCCCGTTCTTAGAGTTGATCtcgattttataaattttttggaaaGCGATcag gaACTCCCTCGTTCTATAAATACAGCAGTGCTGAGTGGTGCTGGGGTAATGCGTCTGTTTAATAAGGTTGGAGAAACCGTCAACAAAATAACTTACAAAATGGACGAAAATGACCTT tggtttgataaaaaaattgcCGATGTTGAAAACTTAGATTTACTCCTTCAAAAGCTACATGCAACACTAAAAGACTTAGTATCATCAAGAAAGGAACTTGCTGCATCAACTGAACTTGTTGCTAAATCTGCAGCCATGTTAAGCACTTGTGAAGAACACACAGATTTATCACGCGCTCTTTCTTCTTTAGCAGATgttgaagaaaaaatagaaattttacgCTCTGCTCAGGCAAACTcagatttcttcattttttctgAGATTATTAAAGATTACTTGGGATTATTTGGAGCTATTAAAAGTGCATTTCACGAAAGAGTTAAG gttttccAAAATTGGCAATACGCGCAAATGCAGTTAACAAAGCGTcgagaaaataaaactaagatGGATTCAGCAGGAAGAAATGATAAAAAGGAGCAGATGCAAGAAGAAGTTCATGAG TGGGAAGCTAAAGTTCAGCGGTGTCAAAAAGAATTTGATGACATATCAATaactattaaaaatgaaatggaaCGATTTGATGTTATAAGAACTAAGGAAATTAAAACAAGTGTCCTTAAGTACGTTGAAGATCAAATGGCCCATCAGCATCAA cTTATTGGATATTGGGAAGCTTTTGCTCCATCTGCACgtgaaataatgtaa